Proteins from a single region of Xenopus laevis strain J_2021 chromosome 9_10S, Xenopus_laevis_v10.1, whole genome shotgun sequence:
- the LOC121399001 gene encoding up-regulator of cell proliferation-like isoform X5, which translates to MDSFIAAAAQDSCGATRQKEEAIGLFEEEHRENQNTLNKMIKLYKESKLSLRDILDIGQENINKVAPQTVQDLPWALLRKLMALDRTARTIQLEDISGNSWADTDIFQEMYLYSNYHESNSINPLDILCVLLHCSDMFLQQNIFSKMSMCQFAVPLLLPAGDGPECTFMLWAMRDIVKRWRPHTMAESKGFVEENLVQVEMPLFSFVRLGESKLSKSKILNQMLSPVQQYHDYFILENMEGGNIQRQISDGLVEISWFLPVGRENSDTFPEPVAVTNLCGDIESNWTQFSFLTQVSSAVFVFAESINERECQLLAQCSNCSTKFYFIITPSGKGVSKETSESLKKLLFLLNICKSHILIKDKKANDAGLVKLVQNIIKQFMKESDKRVKLEDLANTATELGIKVDEHSQECQKAKEWATEITKEIQDVVQYKKETMKLQGDLWKQVAQIEKELCRMRNQGERNTEEYRSQLTEKLKKLHMEQNQDNLPDPMSTFISAITHLSLAEKHYFLKWIKFELDSMARNNLSMLKAKYKDTCNNKADDQQELKQLDQQISDSSLGAEHFLREMGQLYEAECSMVSQGKITPERRQFCNLPGIAADLLIDGFPLELIDGDASNIPLRWVTDFLTELDNKTGGNCKMRVISVLGVQSTGKSTLLNTMFGLQFPVASGRCTRGAFMTLIKVKDNLKENLGCEFILVIDTEGLKAPELASLEDSYEHDNELATLVIGLSDIIIINMAIENSVEMSDILQIVVHAFLRMKQIGKKPKCQFIHHNASDVSADDNNMRDRKKLLELLDEMTRIAANMENKSGITNFSEIMDYNFTEDNWYIPGLWYGVPPMASVNSGYSEIVSELKKYLFEFIEKNESLQQPQNIFEFIEWIKCLWNSVKHENFIFSFRNSLVAEAYNQLSIEYSQWEWNFRKQVHTWLISTENSIKNQSADELQPIIVNDITDKLFTFLCNEKQMMLQLLQKYFESKKKNVHLIEKYREDFTRRVHSLQNELKSYVTSKIDDTIRIQKQKHQINNIQKTYQKTIEEKVSNLIKQVRERESQLEDDEIEMAFEKMWKSTIAELPRNLLQKRNVSQEMLLELKRDLSNRGASIMEKLLSKNNLIGFGKVEFQVKDQHIDKWYTKHVKVYWSTEFHNKTSNLASTLIRICSDNVTEKVNTGGDYDGTYCQELLNIINERLREDDVKKLHITHEFDLDIKLHILESVSWKFQKMHDEFIWENNPVLCLEKLKPHYLTTFKNIFQEKDEIQSRAKQFCDLCLKPAITNQIREHLGKAVVEDILANESAKKFSCRAFFQSHVLEKLLKGQKFCQFFMYIEHYELYVKEWIYQHIVNTYKNGLEKLQTNILSDICKKIRNSLESLQDISTVSDFLIKFCKMLESELVINQTELQLVSFQNQADIKLFSKDIEFFLTETEKQIRSEMESSSTESVLDKLPLKPEDVLFKRVFGCGKQCPFCKVPCEAGGTDHKEHFASVHRPQGLKRLQHKKNRKLVAEICSTDVISKFRFRNSDTNEKFHYYKDYRLIYPDWAIQPDSSITASDYWKYIFVKYNKDFAEEYDALPADLPVEWHKITDEKALMSLKEVYEMKIVKYVPP; encoded by the exons ATGGACAGCTttatagcagcagcagcacaggatTCATGTGGAGCCACTAGACAAAAAGAAGAAGCTATTGGCCTATTTGAGGAGGAACACAGAG AAAACCAAAAcaccctgaataaaatgataaaactCTATAAAGAGTCGAAGCTCTCCCTGAGGGACATCCTGGACATTGGGCAGGAGAATATAAATAAAGTTGCTCCCCAGACTGTACAAGATCTTCCCTGGGCTCTTCTTAGGAAACTGATGGCTCTGGACAGGACTGCAAGAACAATTCAACTTGAGGATATTTCTGGGAATTCATGGGCAGATACAGATATATTTCAGgaaatgtatttgtatagcaATTATCATGAATCTAATTCCATCAATCCTTTAGACATTCTGTGTGTTCTCTTGCATTGCTCAGATATGTTTTTACAGCAGAACATCTTCTCCAAAATGTCCATGTGTCAGTTTGCCGTCCCACTGCTGCTCCCTGCTGGTGATGGGCCAGAATGTACCTTCATGCTCTGGGCTATGAGAGACATTGTCAAGAGATGGAGACCCCACACTATGGCAGAAAGTAAAGGCTTTGTAGAGGAAAATCTGGTTCAAGTAGAAATGCCATTATTTTCCTTTGTAAGACTGGGGGAAAGCAAATTATCTAAATCTAAAATTCTCAACCAAATGCTCAGCCCAGTTCAGCAATACCATGACTACTTTATTCTTGAAAATATGGAAGGTGGGAATATTCAAAGACAAATCTCTGATGGCCTAGTGGAAATCTCCTGGTTTTTACCTGTTGGAAGAGAGAATTCTGACACTTTCCCAGAACCTGTTGCTGTTACTAATTTATGTGGAGACATAGAGTCTAACTGGACCCAATTCAGCTTCCTAACCCAGGTCTCATCAGCAGTGTTTGTATTTGCTGAGAGTATTAATGAGAGAGAGTGTCAGCTCTTAGCCCAGTGTAGTAATTGCAGCACCAAGTTCTATTTCATCATTACTCCAAGTGGCAAAGGTGTCAGTAAAGAGACATCAGAATCCTTGAAAAAGTTACTCTTTCTGCTGAATATTTGCAAATCGCACATActgataaaagataaaaaagcaaATGATGCAGGACTAGTAAAACTTGTACAAAACATTATCAAACAGTTTATGAAAGAATCAGATAAGAGAGTAAAACTGGAAGATTTAGCAAACACAGCCACTGAACTTGGCATCAAAGTGGATGAACATTCCCAGGAATGTCAGAAAGCAAAAGAATGGGCCACAGAAATAACTAAAGAAATACAAGATGTGGTACAATATAAGAAAGAGACAATGAAACTACAAGGGGATCTGTGGAAGCAAGTGGCCCAGATAGAGAAGGAATTGTGCAGAATGAGAAATCAAGGAGAGAGAAATACAGAAGAATATCGATCTCAGCTGACAGAAAAACTTAAAAAGTTACACATGGAGCAGAACCAGGATAATCTACCTGATCCTATGAGTACGTTTATTTCTGCCATCACACATTTGTCTCTAGCAGAGAAACATTATTTCCTGAAATGGATTAAATTTGAACTTGACTCAATGGCTAGAAATAATCTCTCCATGTTAAAGGCTAAATACAAGGACACATGTAACAATAAAGCAGATGACCAACAGGAATTAAAACAGTTAGATCAGCAGATATCTGATAGTTCTTTGGGAGCAGAACATTTTCTGCGTGAGATGGGGCAGTTGTATGAGGCTGAATGTTCCATGGTGAGTCAAGGCAAAATCACACCAGAAAGGAGACAATTCTGTAATCTCCCAGGAATTGCTGCTGATCTGCTAATAGATGGGTTCCCATTGGAGCTGATAGATGGAGATGCCTCCAATATCCCCCTGAGATGGGTAACTGATTTTCTGACTGAACTGGATAACAAGACAGGAGGGAACTGTAAAATGAGAGTAATCTCTGTTTTAGGAGTGCAGAGCACAGGGAAATCCACCCTCCTAAATACCATGTTTGGCTTACAGTTCCCTGTGGCCAGTGGAAGATGCACACGAGGAGCCTTCATGACTCTGATTAAAGTAAAAGATAATCTTAAGGAGAATCTGGGCTGTGAGTTTATTCTGGTAATTGATACTGAAGGTCTGAAGGCTCCAGAATTGGCTTCTCTGGAGGACAGCTATGAACATGACAATGAGCTGGCAACTCTAGTAATTGGGCTCAGTGATATTATTATAATCAATATGGCTATTGAAAATAGTGTAGAAATGAGCGACATTTTGCAGATTGTGGTCCATGCATTTCTTAGAATGAAGCAAATAGGTAAGAAACCCAAATGCCAGTTTATTCATCATAATGCGAGTGATGTTTCTGCTGATGATAATAACATGAGGGACAGAAAGAAACTCTTGGAGCTTTTGGATGAGATGACAAGAATAGCAGCTAACATGGAAAACAAGAGTGGGATCACAAACTTCAGTGAAATCATGGATTATAACTTTACAGAAGACAATTGGTACATTCCTGGCCTTTGGTATGGAGTCCCACCCATGGCTTCTGTAAACTCTGGCTACAGTGAAATTgtgtctgaactgaaaaaatatttgtttgaattCATCGAGAAAAATGAAAGCCTTCAACAACCCCAGAATATCTTTGAATTTATTGAATGGATAAAATGTTTGTGGAACTCTGTGAAACATGaaaatttcattttcagttttaggAACAGCCTGGTAGCTGAAGCTTACAATCAATTATCAATTGAGTACTCCCAGTGGGAATGGAACTTCCGCAAACAGGTTCATACCTGGCTAATTAGCACTGAGAACAGTATAAAAAATCAGTCAGCAGATGAACTACAACCAATAATTGTCAATGATATTACAGATAAGTTGTTTACTTTCCTTTGCAATGAGAAGCAAATGATGTTACAATtgctacaaaaatattttgaaagtaaaaaaaaaaatgttcacctaATTGAAAAATACAGAGAAGATTTCACCAGAAGGGTACATTCTCTCCAAAACGAATTAAAAAGTTATGTAACATCAAAGATCGATGATACTATTAGGatccaaaaacaaaaacatcagataaataatatacagaaaaCTTACCAAAAAACAATTGAGGAGAAAGTTTCCAATCTTATAAAACAGGTCAGAGAAAGGGAAAGTCAGCTTGAAGATGATGAAATAGAAATGGCATTTGAGAAGATGTGGAAAAGTACAATAGCTGAGTTACCAAGGAATCTTTTACAAAAACGCAATGTCAGTCAGGAAATGTTACTGGAGCTCAAACGAGACTTGTCCAACAGAGGGGCCTCTATAATGGAGAAATTACTTAGCAAAAACAATTTAATAGGGTTTGGAAAAGTTGAATTCCAGGTTAAAGATCAGCATATAGACAAATGGTATACAAAACATGTGAAAGTATACTGGAGCACAGAATTCCATAATAAAACATCCAACCTTGCTTCTACTTTAATAAGAATATGTTCAGATAATGTAACAGAGAAGGTTAATACAGGAGGAGACTATGATGGAACTTATTGCCAAGAATTGCTCAATATAATCAATGAAAGACTCAGGGAGGATGATGTGAAGAAACTGCACATTACCCATGAGTTTGATTTGGATATAAAACTCCATATCTTGGAAAGTGTGTCTTGGAAATTCCAGAAGATGCATGATGAGTTTATTTGGGAAAATAACCCGGTACTGTGTCTGGAAAAACTGAAACCTCATTATttaacaacatttaaaaatatattccaggaAAAAGATGAAATACAAAGTAGAGCCAAACAGTTCTGTGATCTCTGCCTGAAACCtgcaataaccaatcagattaGGGAGCATCTGGGGAAGGCTGTTGTAGAGGATATTTTGGCTAATGAAAGTGCCAAAAAATTTAGTTGTCGCGCTTTCTTTCAATCACATGTACTTGAGAAACTTTTAAAAGGTCAAAAATTTTGTCAGTTTTTCATGTATATTGAGCATTATGAGCTGTATGTGAAAGAGTGGATTTATCAGCACATAGTAAACACTTATAAAAATGGTCTAGAAAAGTTGCAAACAAACATTCTATCTGATATCTGTAAAAAAATCAGGAACAGTCTTGAAAGTTTACAAGATATATCCACTGTCTCTGACTTTTTGATTAAGTTCTGTAAGATGTTAGAAAGTGAATTAGTAATCAACCAGACAgagttgcagttggtcagtttcCAAAACCAAGCAGATATCAAGCTGTTCTCAAAGgacattgagttttttctcacAGAAACAGAGAAACAGATCAGATCAGAGATGGAATCTTCCAGCACAGAATCAGTACTTGACAAACTCCCACTGAAACCAGAGGATGTTCTGTTTAAGAGAGTGTTTGGCTGTGGGAAGCAGTGTCCCTTCTGCAAGGTCCCCTGTGAGGCTGGAGGTACTGACCATAAGGAGCACTTTGCATCTGTCCATCGCCCTCAAGGGTTAAAACGTTTGCAACATAAGAAGAATAGAAAGCTGGTTGCAGAGATTTGTTCAACTGATGTTATTAGTAAGTTTCGCTTTAGAAATTCAGACACAAATGAGAAATTCCATTATTATAAAGATTATCGTCTAATATACCCAGACTGGGCCATTCAGCCTGACTCCAGCATCACAGCCTCAGACTActggaaatacatttttgtgaAGTATAATAAAGATTTTGCAGAGGAATATGATGCACTGCCTGCTGATCTGCCTGTTGAATGGCATAAGATAACAGATGAAAAAGCTCTTATGAGTTTAAAAGAAGTATATGAAATGAAAATTGTCAAATATGTTCCGCCTTAG